The proteins below are encoded in one region of Buttiauxella gaviniae:
- the otsB gene encoding trehalose-phosphatase, translating into MAEVSSVPPLLSGNLAFFFDLDGTLAEIKPHPDQVYIPAAVRTLLQKMSVMSEGALALISGRSMSELDKLSNPFHFPLAGVHGAERRDINDKTHVVTLPPPVVSALHQQLSEALLLLPGTELEPKGMAFALHYRQAPEAADAILLLAQQMTQRYPELALQPGKCVVELKPLGIDKGAAIRAFMQEAPFIGRTPIFIGDDLTDEAGFKQVNALGGLTIKVGMGETLANYRLANVRMVYHWLGKLTQHIEQQKSDILRGEGYESLSRSL; encoded by the coding sequence GTGGCTGAAGTATCATCTGTACCGCCTCTACTTTCAGGGAATCTGGCCTTTTTCTTCGACCTCGATGGCACACTGGCAGAAATCAAACCGCACCCGGATCAAGTCTATATTCCGGCAGCCGTGCGTACGTTGCTGCAAAAAATGTCGGTGATGAGTGAGGGCGCATTAGCGTTGATTTCCGGGCGTTCAATGTCTGAGCTGGATAAGCTCTCCAATCCCTTTCATTTCCCGCTTGCCGGTGTACACGGGGCAGAGCGCCGCGATATCAATGATAAAACCCACGTCGTGACACTCCCGCCACCCGTAGTCAGCGCGCTGCATCAGCAATTAAGTGAGGCGCTGCTGCTCCTTCCGGGTACCGAGCTTGAACCCAAAGGGATGGCTTTTGCTCTGCATTACCGTCAGGCACCTGAGGCCGCAGACGCTATTTTGCTTCTGGCGCAGCAAATGACGCAGCGTTACCCCGAATTAGCCTTGCAGCCGGGGAAATGCGTTGTGGAGCTGAAACCGCTGGGAATCGACAAAGGTGCGGCGATTCGCGCATTTATGCAGGAAGCACCCTTTATAGGGCGCACGCCGATTTTTATCGGTGACGATTTAACGGATGAAGCAGGATTCAAACAGGTTAATGCCCTTGGCGGGCTAACCATTAAAGTAGGTATGGGCGAGACGCTTGCTAATTATCGACTGGCAAATGTACGCATGGTTTACCACTGGCTAGGCAAATTAACGCAACACATAGAACAACAAAAGTCAGATATTTTAAGGGGAGAAGGTTATGAGTCGCTTAGTCGTAGTCTCTAA
- the otsA gene encoding alpha,alpha-trehalose-phosphate synthase, producing the protein MSRLVVVSNRIAPPDDKKSSAGGLAVGILGALKAAGGLWFGWSGEVGDPDAALKKTRRGNITWASFNLSEQDYENYYLQFSNAVLWPAFHYRLDLVDYQREAWEGYSRVNTLLASKLEPLLEKDDIIWVHDYHLLPFAAECRKQGLNQRIGFFLHIPFPTPEVFNALPPHEELLEALCEYDLLGFQTENDRLAFLDCVASITRLDSHGKNEHQAFGNTFRTEVYPIGIEPEEIKKSAQGPLPPKLAQLKAELGSIKNIFSVERLDYSKGLPERFLAFEALLENYPQHHGKIRYTQIAPTSRGDVQAYQDIRHQLETEAGRINGKYGQLGWTPLYYLNQHFDRKLVMKVFRHADVGLVTPLRDGMNLVAKEYVAAQDPANPGVLVLSKFAGAANELSSALIVNPYDRDDVAAALDRALTMPLAERISRHSEMMEVIEKNDIHHWQQRFIDDLKQAAPRSEAFHMGKKVATFPKLA; encoded by the coding sequence ATGAGTCGCTTAGTCGTAGTCTCTAATCGTATTGCGCCACCGGATGATAAAAAGAGTAGTGCGGGTGGTTTGGCTGTAGGTATTTTGGGTGCGCTAAAAGCGGCGGGCGGACTGTGGTTTGGCTGGAGCGGAGAAGTGGGTGACCCTGACGCTGCATTAAAAAAGACCCGGCGGGGCAATATCACCTGGGCGTCTTTTAATCTTAGCGAGCAAGATTACGAAAACTATTATCTGCAATTTTCCAACGCGGTACTTTGGCCGGCGTTTCACTATCGTCTGGATTTAGTCGATTACCAGCGCGAAGCCTGGGAAGGCTACAGCCGGGTCAATACGCTGCTTGCCAGCAAGCTAGAACCGCTGCTGGAAAAAGACGATATTATTTGGGTGCATGATTACCATTTACTGCCGTTTGCCGCAGAGTGCCGCAAACAAGGACTGAATCAGCGCATCGGTTTTTTCCTGCATATTCCTTTCCCGACGCCGGAAGTTTTTAACGCCTTACCGCCGCATGAAGAGCTGCTCGAAGCGCTGTGTGAATATGATTTATTGGGCTTCCAGACGGAGAACGACCGTCTGGCTTTCCTCGATTGCGTCGCCAGCATTACGCGCCTCGACAGCCACGGCAAAAACGAGCATCAGGCCTTCGGCAATACCTTCCGCACAGAGGTCTACCCGATAGGCATTGAGCCTGAAGAGATCAAAAAGAGTGCCCAGGGCCCGCTCCCGCCAAAACTGGCGCAGCTAAAAGCTGAGTTGGGCAGCATCAAAAATATCTTCTCCGTGGAGCGACTCGATTATTCCAAAGGGCTGCCGGAACGTTTCCTTGCGTTTGAGGCGCTTTTGGAAAATTACCCCCAGCATCACGGCAAAATTCGTTATACCCAAATCGCGCCAACGTCCCGGGGTGATGTGCAAGCCTATCAGGATATTCGTCATCAACTGGAAACCGAAGCGGGGCGCATCAACGGTAAATATGGTCAGTTAGGCTGGACGCCGCTCTACTATTTAAATCAGCATTTTGACCGCAAACTGGTGATGAAAGTCTTCCGTCACGCGGATGTTGGCCTGGTAACGCCGCTGCGAGACGGTATGAATCTGGTGGCAAAAGAGTATGTTGCCGCCCAAGATCCAGCGAATCCTGGCGTGCTGGTGTTGTCGAAATTTGCCGGTGCCGCTAATGAATTGTCATCTGCACTCATCGTCAACCCTTATGACCGGGATGACGTTGCGGCGGCGCTTGACCGGGCACTCACCATGCCGCTGGCCGAGCGTATTTCGCGCCATAGCGAAATGATGGAAGTGATTGAAAAAAATGATATTCATCACTGGCAGCAGAGGTTTATCGACGATCTAAAGCAGGCCGCGCCACGCAGTGAAGCGTTCCACATGGGAAAGAAAGTGGCGACGTTTCCTAAGCTCGCGTGA